A stretch of the Vigna radiata var. radiata cultivar VC1973A chromosome 7, Vradiata_ver6, whole genome shotgun sequence genome encodes the following:
- the LOC106767443 gene encoding prostatic spermine-binding protein, with protein MELQIPIHTVLQMPSLLQAVAADTILAAAQSMALIGYLLTNVTNPVSPNLIPTGGRFPLDDLFSSKHAYLENKNDSGTEDDEDDEEDEEGHEDDDDDADDEDFSGEEVDEEGDPEDDPETNGGGSDDGDEDDDDDDNGDDEDDDGEDEDEDEEEEEEEETPQPPSKKRK; from the exons ATGGAGCTTCAGATTCCAATTCACACCGTTCTCCAAATGCCCTCTCTTCTCCAAGCTGTGGCAGCTGACACTATTCTCGCCGCCGCGCAATCTATGGCTTTG ATTGGATATCTGCTGACCAATGTCACTAATCCAGTGTCACCAAATTTGATTCCCACGGGTGGAAG GTTTCCCTTGGACGACCTTTTTAGTAGCAAACATGCttatctagaaaacaaaaatgacagcGGAACAgaggatgatgaggatgatgaggaggatgaagaaggacacgaggatgatgacgatgatgcaGATGATGAAGATTTCTCTGGTGAAGAAGTTGATGAAGAAGGGGATCCTGAAGATGATCCCGAGACTAATGGTGGAGGAAGTGATGATGgggatgaggatgatgacgatgatgacaatggtgatgatgaagatgacgatggggaagatgaagatgaggatgaggaagaggaggaggaggaggaaacTCCCCAGCCACCTTCTAAGAAGAGAAAGTGA
- the LOC106767252 gene encoding actin-related protein 2/3 complex subunit 3, protein MVYHSSFVNEDGVSRACGCPLLPLKSHIKGPAPVSDQDTTDIVDEAITFFRANVFFRNFDIKSPADKLLIYLTFYINIALKRLEGCRTLAEGTKAIINLGLEKVPVPGESGFPFPGLFPLPQSHDEAELLKNYLKQIREETSGRLLSVAYRPNGTPNKWWLAFAKRKFMNIIIP, encoded by the exons ATG GTTTATCACTCTAGTTTTGTGAATGAAGACGGGGTGAGTCGAGCTTGTGGGtgtcctcttcttcctctcaagAGCCATATCAAGGGACCTGCTCCTGTTTCAGATCAAg ATACAACTGATATCGTGGATGAAGCCATCACCTTCTTTCGAGCCAATGTGTTCTTCAGAAACTTTGACATCAAGAGCCCTGCTGATAAGCTTCTCATATACTTGACCTTTTACATCAACATCGCTCTCAAGAGGCTTGAAGGTTGCAGAACCTTGGCTGAAGGAACCAAGGCAATCATCAACTTGGGTCTCGAAAAGGTTCCTGTCCCTGGAGAGTCTGGCTTTCCATTTCCGGGCCTTTTCCCGCTTCCTCAATCACACGATGAAGCAG AATTGCTCAAAAACTATTTGAAGCAGATAAGGGAAGAAACAAGTGGGAGGTTATTAAGCGTTGCATACAGACCTAACGGCACTCCAAATAAATGGTGGTTGGCATTTGCAAAGAGgaaatttatgaatataatcATTCCTTGA
- the LOC106766883 gene encoding monogalactosyldiacylglycerol synthase 2, chloroplastic, translating to MEVSVAASPRKSMAEKVFGGYHNGSTSQKKRGTDARHDDSDGGLELMEIGAERTKSVLILMSDTGGGHRASAEAIRDAFQIEFGDEYRIIVKDVWKEYTGWPLNDMEGQYKFMVKHVQLWNVAFHSTSPRWIHSVYLAAIAAYYAREVEAGLMEYKPDIIISVHPLMQHIPLWVLKWQGLQNKVVFVTVITDLSTCHPTWFHPWVNRCYCPSEEVAKKAALDGLDESQIRVFGLPIRPSFARAVLVKDQLRDELGLDPILPAVLLMGGGEGMGPVKKTAKALGESLYDKEAEKPIGQLVIICGRNKNLVSTLESLEWKIPVKIRGFETQMAKWMGACDCIITKAGPGTIAEALIRGLPIILNDYIPGQEKGNVPYVVDNGAGVFTRSPKETAKMVAEWFTTKSDELKRMSEKALKLAQPEAVFDIVRDINELAKQREPSNFPYLLTSSFTSLI from the exons ATGGAGGTTTCCGTTGCGGCCTCGCCCAGAAAGTCCATGGCGGAGAAGGTCTTCGGAGGGTACCACAACGGGAGTACCAGCCAGAAGAAGCGTGGCACTGACGCTCGCCACGATGACAGCGATGGGGGCTTGGAACTCATGGAAATTGGTGCTGAAAGAACAAAAAGCGTGCTGATTCTCATGAGCGACACCGGTGGCGGTCACAGAGCCTCCGCTGAAGCCATTCGTGACGcctttcagattgaattcggtGACGAATACCGG ATTATTGTTAAGGATGTTTGGAAGGAATACACAGGGTGGCCGTTGAATGACATGGAGGGGCAATATAAATTCATGGTTAAGCATGTGCAGTTATGGAATGTTGCTTTTCACAGTACTTCTCCTAGATGGATTCACTCTGTTTATTTGGCTGCCATTGCTGCATACTATGCCAG GGAGGTGGAGGCGGGGTTGATGGAGTACAAGCCAGATATCATCATCAGTGTCCATCCCTTGATGCAGCATATTCCGTTGTGGGTTTTGAAGTGGCAAGGTTTGCAGAATAAAGTTGTTTTTGTCACAGTGATCACGGACCTTAGTACCTGTCATCCTACGTg GTTTCATCCTTGGGTAAACAGATGTTACTGTCCTTCAGAAGAGGTGGCGAAGAAAGCTGCTCTAGATGGCCTTGATGAATCTCAAATCCGAGTTTTCGGCTTACCCATCAGACCTTCTTTTGCCAGGGCGGTTCTTGTGAAg GATCAATTGAGAGATGAACTCGGGTTGGATCCCATTTTGCCAGCAGTTTTGCTGATGGGGGGTGGTGAAGGAATGGGCCCTGTCAAGAAAACTGCAAAGGCTTTGGGAGAATCACTTTACGATAAAGAAGCTGAGAAACCAATTGGGCAATTAGTCATCATATGTGGTCGGAATAAGAATTTAGTATCCACCCTCGAATCTCTCGAGTGGAAGATTCCAGTAAAG ATCAGAGGATTTGAGACCCAGATGGCCAAATGGATGGGAGCCTGTGACTGCATCATAACAAAA GCTGGACCAGGTACAATAGCAGAAGCATTGATCAGAGGGCTTCCCATAATTCTCAACGACTATATCCCAGGACAG GAGAAGGGTAACGTGCCGTACGTGGTGGACAACGGAGCTGGTGTGTTCACCCGTAGTCCTAAGGAAACGGCAAAAATGGTGGCAGAATGGTTCACCACGAAATCAGATGAGCTGAAAAGAATGTCAGAGAAAGCACTTAAATTAGCACAACCAGAGGCGGTGTTTGACATCGTGAGGGACATTAATGAACTTGCCAAGCAACGAGAGCCATCAAATTTTCCATACTTGTTGACCTCGTCGTTTACTAGcctaatttaa